A region from the Actinoplanes sp. OR16 genome encodes:
- a CDS encoding rhodanese-like domain-containing protein, translating into MFGSHVPTVTPAEVEPGAYLLDVREPDEWTAGHAPGAHHLPMMEVPARMAEVPTDGDVVVICRAGGRSGQVAAYLIQQGWDNLRNLEGGMQAWAAAGRDVVSEDGQPARVI; encoded by the coding sequence GTGTTCGGATCACACGTACCCACCGTCACCCCTGCCGAGGTCGAGCCCGGGGCATACCTGCTCGACGTGCGTGAGCCCGACGAGTGGACGGCCGGGCACGCGCCCGGTGCGCACCACCTGCCGATGATGGAGGTCCCGGCCCGGATGGCCGAGGTGCCGACCGACGGGGACGTCGTGGTGATCTGCCGAGCCGGTGGACGGTCCGGGCAGGTCGCGGCGTACCTGATCCAGCAGGGCTGGGACAACCTGCGCAACCTCGAAGGCGGCATGCAGGCGTGGGCCGCCGCCGGACGAGACGTGGTCAGCGAGGACGGGCAGCCCGCTCGCGTGATCTAG
- a CDS encoding LCP family protein, giving the protein MTVTADQPSDLDDLLDPEKPAPREIKSRKAKKERSPLWARLSVSLGAVLLVASGGGLVGGKVLISKTTENIALENLTGDAKKTAEEGGGATLDGPIDMLLMGVDARERWAADELRSDTIIILHIPASHDQAYLISIPRDTEVQAPAFGPSKYSGGTVKATEAFYWGAQNGAGWTGGAQLLSKTLKDMTGISFDGAGIINFGGFKKVIDELGGVKMCVDQQVTSKHMKLVDGKEMWLADARKTGKPMKDVVHKVGCKDMEGWEALDYARQRYGLKNGDYDRQRHQQQLIKAMAKKAAGSGMLTNPLKISSVIQAAGEALVLDIGDIELTDFVLGLSGVAANDLVLLRTNNGTFSGNGNGREVFTDKSKEMFQAVKEDKLAQFVLDNPDVVATEK; this is encoded by the coding sequence ATGACCGTCACGGCCGACCAGCCATCGGATCTTGACGATCTGCTCGACCCGGAGAAGCCGGCCCCACGCGAGATCAAATCTCGGAAGGCGAAGAAGGAACGCTCGCCGCTGTGGGCCCGGCTATCCGTGTCTCTGGGCGCGGTGCTTCTGGTGGCGAGCGGAGGCGGGCTGGTCGGCGGCAAGGTGCTGATCAGCAAGACCACCGAGAACATCGCGCTGGAGAACCTGACCGGCGACGCGAAGAAGACGGCCGAGGAGGGCGGCGGCGCCACCCTCGACGGCCCGATCGACATGCTCCTGATGGGCGTGGACGCCCGGGAGCGCTGGGCCGCCGACGAGCTCCGGTCCGACACGATCATCATCCTGCACATCCCGGCCAGTCACGATCAGGCGTACCTGATCTCGATCCCCCGGGACACCGAGGTCCAGGCGCCGGCGTTCGGGCCGAGCAAGTACTCCGGCGGCACGGTCAAGGCCACCGAGGCGTTCTACTGGGGCGCACAGAACGGGGCCGGCTGGACCGGCGGCGCACAGCTGCTCTCCAAGACGCTCAAGGACATGACCGGGATCAGCTTCGACGGCGCCGGGATCATCAACTTCGGCGGTTTCAAGAAGGTGATCGACGAGCTCGGCGGCGTGAAGATGTGCGTCGACCAGCAGGTCACCTCGAAGCACATGAAGCTCGTCGACGGCAAGGAGATGTGGCTCGCCGACGCCCGCAAGACCGGCAAGCCGATGAAGGACGTCGTGCACAAGGTCGGCTGCAAGGACATGGAGGGCTGGGAGGCGCTCGACTACGCCCGCCAGCGCTACGGCCTCAAGAACGGCGACTACGACCGGCAGCGGCACCAGCAGCAGCTGATCAAGGCGATGGCCAAGAAGGCGGCCGGCAGCGGCATGCTCACCAACCCGCTCAAGATCAGCTCGGTCATCCAGGCCGCGGGCGAGGCGCTCGTGCTGGACATCGGCGACATCGAGCTCACCGACTTCGTCCTCGGCCTGTCCGGCGTGGCGGCGAACGACCTGGTCCTGCTCCGGACGAACAACGGCACCTTCTCCGGCAACGGCAACGGCCGGGAGGTCTTCACCGACAAGAGCAAGGAGATGTTCCAGGCGGTCAAAGAGGACAAGCTGGCTCAGTTCGTCCTCGACAACCCGGACGTCGTCGCAACCGAGAAGTGA
- a CDS encoding LCP family protein, giving the protein MSATSSPSGYPSGRASVPAYGGGPRDYYDDYQTPSDPPPRSPGGPGRPGGPGGPGAPFKGRRPRPRWKRIALVVGIVLVIIAIIAGVSAYGYFNGLDNNLKRTDAFSEITAERPAKTVDGAFNILLVGSDSRDPDAKQDQKNAWRADTLMIMHVPADHKSAQLVSIPRDLWVQIPSGNNDPCTSGSRAKINAAFAFGGIPRAVRTVECMTDVRIDHVMAIDFGGFKEVTDAIGGVDLKVDQTITSIHKPYRKFTKGMMHMDGAQALDWVRQRKQFARGDFARMQHQQEFLKAIMDKAASGGTLTSPTKLDAFLDSVSAAVTVDETFSLKDMALQFRHLRGDNLTFLTSPNKGSDTIDGQSVVVSDREKAITLYKAMADDKMAEWMTANPSKK; this is encoded by the coding sequence ATGTCAGCCACCTCCTCCCCCAGCGGCTACCCCTCCGGGCGGGCGTCCGTGCCCGCATATGGGGGAGGCCCCCGCGACTACTACGACGACTACCAGACGCCGTCGGACCCGCCGCCGCGCAGTCCCGGCGGTCCTGGCCGGCCGGGCGGCCCCGGTGGTCCGGGCGCGCCGTTCAAGGGACGCCGCCCTCGCCCGCGCTGGAAGCGCATCGCGCTCGTGGTCGGCATCGTGCTGGTGATCATCGCGATCATCGCCGGCGTCTCGGCGTACGGGTACTTCAACGGCCTGGACAACAACCTCAAGCGCACCGACGCGTTCAGTGAGATCACCGCGGAGCGGCCGGCCAAGACGGTCGACGGCGCGTTCAACATCCTGCTGGTCGGCAGCGACTCGCGGGACCCGGACGCCAAGCAGGACCAGAAGAACGCCTGGCGCGCCGACACGCTGATGATCATGCACGTGCCGGCCGACCACAAGTCGGCTCAGCTCGTCTCGATCCCGCGTGACCTCTGGGTGCAGATCCCGAGCGGAAACAACGATCCCTGTACGTCGGGGAGCCGCGCCAAGATCAACGCAGCATTCGCGTTCGGCGGCATCCCGCGGGCGGTGCGGACCGTCGAGTGCATGACCGACGTGCGCATCGACCACGTCATGGCGATCGACTTCGGCGGCTTCAAGGAGGTCACCGACGCGATCGGCGGTGTCGACCTGAAGGTGGACCAGACCATCACGTCGATCCACAAGCCGTACCGGAAGTTCACCAAGGGCATGATGCACATGGACGGCGCCCAGGCGCTCGACTGGGTGCGCCAGCGCAAGCAGTTCGCCCGCGGCGACTTCGCCCGCATGCAGCACCAGCAGGAGTTCCTGAAGGCGATCATGGACAAGGCCGCCAGCGGTGGCACCCTGACCAGCCCGACCAAGCTGGACGCCTTCCTCGACTCCGTCTCCGCGGCGGTCACCGTCGACGAGACCTTCTCGCTGAAGGACATGGCGCTGCAGTTCCGGCACCTGCGCGGCGACAACCTGACGTTCCTGACGAGCCCCAACAAGGGCAGCGACACCATCGACGGCCAGTCGGTCGTGGTCTCCGACCGGGAGAAGGCGATCACGCTCTACAAGGCGATGGCCGACGACAAGATGGCCGAATGGATGACTGCCAACCCGTCCAAGAAGTAA
- a CDS encoding cation acetate symporter, whose amino-acid sequence MDALFAAEATASTSRTLTISLFLVFVAITLGITVWASRQTKTATDFYAGGRQFSGFQNGMAIGGDYMSAASFLGIAGLIALFGYDGFLYSIGFLVAWLVALLLVAEFLRNSGRYTMADVLAFRMRQRPVRTAASASTIVVSVFYLIAQMVGAGALVSLLLGIKGDTEFLGMDAETAKVATIILVGALMIVYVTVGGMKGTTYVQIVKAFMLMGGAFIMVLLVLAHYKFNLSALLGDAAERSGKGTAFLEPGLRYGVETAGDAAKTFYSKMDLLSLGLALVLGTAGLPHILTRFYTVPTSRIARKSVLWAIGIIGTFYLFTLALGFGAAALVGGDNITAQDKAGNTAAPQLAQQLGIDYLGGDTGGSIMLAVIAAVAFATILAVVAGLTLASSSSLAHDFYANVIKRGNASERDEVRVARIAAFGIGAVAIALSIFAQSLNVAFLVALAFAVAASANLPAILYSLFWRRFNTAGALWSIYGGLASAVILVFFSPVVSGSPTAMFPDQDWHWFPLSNPGIISIPLGFFFGWLGTVISKETDELKYAELEVRSITGHGAH is encoded by the coding sequence ATGGACGCCCTCTTCGCCGCCGAGGCCACGGCCAGCACCTCGCGTACCCTCACCATCTCGCTGTTCCTGGTCTTCGTGGCGATCACGCTCGGGATCACCGTCTGGGCGAGCCGGCAGACGAAGACCGCCACCGACTTCTACGCCGGCGGCCGGCAGTTCTCCGGCTTCCAGAACGGCATGGCGATCGGTGGCGACTACATGTCGGCGGCGTCGTTCCTCGGCATCGCCGGCCTGATCGCCCTCTTCGGGTACGACGGCTTCCTCTACTCGATCGGCTTCCTGGTCGCCTGGCTCGTCGCGCTGCTGCTGGTCGCCGAGTTCCTGCGCAACTCGGGCCGGTACACGATGGCCGACGTGCTGGCGTTCCGGATGCGGCAGCGGCCGGTCCGGACCGCCGCGAGCGCCTCCACCATCGTCGTGTCGGTCTTCTACCTGATCGCGCAGATGGTCGGGGCGGGCGCGCTCGTCTCGCTGCTGCTCGGCATCAAGGGCGACACCGAGTTCCTCGGCATGGACGCCGAGACCGCCAAGGTCGCGACCATCATCCTGGTCGGCGCGCTGATGATCGTTTATGTGACGGTCGGTGGCATGAAGGGCACCACCTACGTACAGATCGTCAAGGCCTTCATGCTGATGGGCGGCGCCTTCATCATGGTGCTGCTGGTGCTCGCGCACTACAAGTTCAACCTGTCCGCGCTGCTCGGTGACGCCGCCGAACGATCCGGCAAGGGGACGGCGTTCCTGGAACCGGGGCTGCGCTACGGCGTGGAGACGGCCGGGGACGCGGCGAAGACGTTCTACAGCAAGATGGACCTGCTCTCGCTGGGCCTCGCGCTGGTGCTCGGCACGGCCGGCCTGCCGCACATCCTGACCCGCTTCTACACGGTTCCGACCAGCCGGATCGCGCGCAAGAGCGTGCTCTGGGCGATCGGCATCATCGGCACCTTCTACCTGTTCACCCTGGCCCTCGGCTTCGGCGCGGCGGCCCTGGTCGGCGGCGACAACATCACCGCGCAGGACAAGGCCGGCAACACCGCCGCGCCGCAGCTCGCCCAGCAGCTCGGCATCGACTACCTGGGCGGTGACACCGGCGGCTCGATCATGCTGGCGGTGATCGCGGCGGTCGCCTTCGCCACGATCCTCGCCGTGGTCGCCGGACTGACGCTGGCGTCGTCGTCGAGCCTCGCGCACGACTTCTACGCCAACGTGATCAAGCGCGGCAACGCCTCCGAGCGGGACGAGGTCCGGGTCGCCCGGATCGCGGCGTTCGGCATCGGCGCCGTCGCGATCGCCCTGTCGATCTTCGCGCAGAGCCTGAACGTGGCGTTCCTCGTGGCGCTCGCGTTCGCTGTGGCCGCGTCGGCGAACCTGCCGGCCATCCTCTACAGCCTCTTCTGGCGCCGATTCAACACGGCCGGAGCGCTCTGGTCCATCTACGGCGGCCTGGCATCCGCCGTGATCCTGGTCTTCTTCTCCCCGGTCGTCTCCGGCTCACCGACGGCGATGTTCCCGGACCAGGACTGGCACTGGTTCCCGCTGTCGAACCCGGGCATCATCTCGATCCCGCTCGGCTTCTTCTTCGGCTGGCTCGGGACGGTCATCTCCAAGGAGACCGACGAGCTGAAGTACGCCGAGCTCGAAGTCCGGTCGATCACCGGCCACGGGGCACACTGA
- a CDS encoding cation acetate symporter translates to MNPYLGPGLIVVVLLTVAIGAYGLRFARTTSDFLVASRSVSPTWNAAAISGEYLSAASFLGVAGLILAYGVDMLWYPVGFAAGYLALLLFVAAPLRRSGAFTLPDFCEVRLRSRTLRRLATAFVLFIGCLYLLPQLQGAGLTFATITGGSYVWGALLVSAVVTANVAFGGMRAITFVQAFQYWLKLTALAVPMIFLVLQWQSDGRPAATPPEGAVFPAATTVVIEQDAVLNGSRAVQAGETLHFAAGDAVPRISTVDAGFGPDWLLPSGDQELFATYSLILATFLGTMGLPHVLVRFYTNPDGASARRTTLVVLAMVGLFYLLPTLYGVLGRIYTPQLLMTGHTDAVVLLLPEAALGGGHLGRLLGALVAAGALAAFLSTSSGLLTSVAGVIFTDVLRSGRSGSIREFRLATLLAASVPTLFALYVSDMDVSKVVGLAFAVAASSFCPLLVLGIWWRRLTAAGAIAGLVAGGGASMAAVLITVLGPPLSGWVASFVEQPAAWTVPLAFIVMISGSLLTSRRVPADIGATMLRLHAPESLRV, encoded by the coding sequence GTGAATCCGTACCTCGGCCCCGGCCTGATCGTGGTGGTGCTGCTGACCGTGGCGATCGGGGCGTACGGGCTGCGGTTCGCCAGGACCACCTCGGACTTCCTGGTCGCGTCCCGCTCGGTGAGCCCGACCTGGAACGCCGCGGCGATCAGCGGCGAGTACCTGTCGGCGGCGTCGTTCCTCGGTGTGGCCGGGCTGATCCTCGCGTACGGCGTCGACATGCTCTGGTACCCGGTCGGTTTCGCGGCCGGGTACCTCGCTCTGCTGCTCTTCGTGGCGGCGCCGCTGCGCCGATCCGGGGCGTTCACCCTGCCGGACTTCTGCGAGGTACGCCTGCGGTCCCGCACGCTGCGCCGGCTCGCGACCGCGTTCGTGCTGTTCATCGGCTGCCTCTACCTGCTGCCGCAGTTGCAGGGGGCGGGACTGACGTTCGCCACGATCACCGGCGGGTCGTACGTCTGGGGCGCCCTGCTCGTCAGCGCCGTCGTCACCGCGAACGTGGCGTTCGGCGGGATGCGGGCGATCACCTTCGTGCAGGCGTTCCAGTATTGGCTGAAGCTGACGGCTCTCGCCGTACCGATGATCTTCTTGGTCCTGCAGTGGCAGTCGGACGGACGCCCGGCCGCGACACCGCCGGAGGGCGCCGTCTTCCCGGCTGCCACCACCGTGGTGATCGAGCAGGACGCGGTGCTGAACGGCAGCCGGGCAGTGCAGGCCGGCGAGACCCTGCACTTCGCGGCGGGCGACGCGGTACCCCGGATCAGCACCGTCGACGCCGGCTTCGGCCCGGACTGGCTGCTGCCCAGCGGCGACCAGGAGTTGTTCGCGACGTACTCGCTGATCCTGGCGACCTTCCTGGGGACCATGGGGCTGCCGCACGTGCTGGTCCGCTTCTACACGAACCCGGACGGCGCGTCGGCGCGCCGGACCACCCTCGTGGTGCTCGCCATGGTCGGCCTCTTCTATCTGCTGCCCACCCTCTACGGCGTGCTCGGCCGGATCTACACGCCCCAACTGCTCATGACCGGGCACACCGACGCCGTGGTCCTGCTGCTGCCGGAGGCCGCGCTGGGTGGCGGGCATCTGGGCCGGCTGCTCGGCGCCCTCGTCGCCGCCGGCGCGCTCGCCGCTTTCCTCTCCACCTCGTCCGGCCTGCTCACCAGCGTCGCCGGGGTGATCTTCACGGACGTGCTGCGGTCCGGCCGCAGCGGCTCGATCCGCGAGTTCCGGCTGGCCACCCTGCTGGCCGCGAGCGTGCCGACGCTGTTCGCCCTCTACGTGTCCGACATGGACGTCTCGAAGGTGGTCGGCCTCGCCTTCGCCGTGGCGGCGTCGAGCTTCTGCCCACTGCTGGTCCTCGGCATCTGGTGGCGGCGTCTCACCGCCGCGGGCGCGATCGCCGGTCTCGTCGCCGGCGGGGGCGCGTCGATGGCCGCCGTGCTGATCACCGTCCTCGGCCCGCCCTTGTCCGGATGGGTCGCCTCGTTCGTGGAACAGCCGGCCGCATGGACCGTTCCGCTGGCCTTCATCGTGATGATCAGCGGCTCGTTACTGACCAGCCGGCGGGTTCCGGCCGACATCGGGGCGACCATGCTCCGGCTGCACGCACCGGAGTCACTGAGGGTGTGA
- a CDS encoding ABC transporter ATP-binding protein, which produces MTIPAQRHPEPAMSLRGLVKHFDTRLAVSGVTLDVPAGSFYGLLGPNGAGKTTTLSMAVGLLRPDAGQAVLRGYDVWQSPHEAKALVGVLPDGVRMFDRLSGPELLAYHGLLRGMPADVVDQRSRDLLDVLELGVGNRTLVVDYSAGMKKKIGLACALLHAPRLLVLDEPFEAVDPVSAALIRDILQRYVTGGGTVIFSSHVLEVVERLCSHVAIMSDGVLRLHGTLAEVRGERPLQDVFVQVVGGRVATGSELAWL; this is translated from the coding sequence ATGACCATCCCGGCACAGCGCCACCCAGAGCCCGCGATGTCGCTGCGTGGCCTGGTGAAGCACTTCGACACCCGGCTCGCCGTCTCCGGTGTGACGCTGGATGTGCCGGCGGGTTCGTTCTACGGCCTGCTCGGACCGAACGGCGCCGGCAAGACAACGACCCTGTCGATGGCGGTGGGCCTGCTGCGGCCCGACGCGGGTCAGGCCGTCCTGCGGGGGTACGACGTCTGGCAAAGCCCGCACGAAGCCAAAGCCCTGGTCGGGGTGCTCCCGGACGGTGTGCGGATGTTCGACCGGCTGAGCGGCCCGGAACTGCTCGCCTACCACGGCCTGCTCCGCGGCATGCCCGCCGACGTGGTCGACCAGCGCTCCCGTGACCTGCTCGACGTGCTCGAGCTGGGCGTCGGCAACCGCACCCTGGTGGTCGACTACTCGGCCGGCATGAAGAAGAAGATCGGCCTGGCCTGCGCGCTGCTGCATGCGCCCCGGCTGCTCGTGCTGGACGAGCCGTTCGAGGCGGTCGACCCGGTGTCGGCCGCGCTGATCCGGGACATCCTCCAGCGGTACGTGACCGGCGGCGGCACCGTGATCTTCTCCAGTCACGTGCTGGAAGTGGTCGAGCGGCTCTGCTCGCACGTCGCGATCATGTCGGACGGGGTGCTGCGGCTACACGGCACGCTCGCCGAGGTCCGCGGCGAACGGCCATTGCAGGACGTGTTCGTGCAGGTCGTCGGCGGCCGGGTGGCGACCGGCTCGGAGCTGGCGTGGCTGTGA
- a CDS encoding flavin reductase family protein has protein sequence MNTDEPGGRIHSTDPFAVPDSSKSPVRRLRGRFAAPVTIWTTPGPSGLTVSSTLVADGDPGRILGLIDEESDFWDAASIAGRFAVIPLTPADRQLADRFAGLMPSPGGLFATGEWQRTDYGPVPAGVASWAGCRLESSRECGWALLVEGVIESMDFNGDAPPLVHYRGRYAQLTV, from the coding sequence ATGAACACCGACGAGCCGGGTGGACGAATTCACTCAACCGATCCCTTCGCCGTGCCGGACTCGTCGAAGTCCCCGGTCCGGCGCCTGCGAGGCCGGTTCGCAGCGCCCGTGACGATCTGGACCACTCCCGGGCCGAGCGGCCTCACCGTCTCGTCCACGCTGGTGGCCGACGGGGATCCGGGCCGGATCCTCGGTCTGATCGACGAGGAGAGCGACTTCTGGGACGCCGCCTCGATCGCCGGCCGGTTCGCGGTGATCCCGCTGACCCCGGCCGACCGGCAGCTCGCCGACCGGTTCGCCGGGCTGATGCCGTCGCCGGGCGGCCTCTTCGCGACCGGCGAGTGGCAGCGGACGGATTACGGCCCGGTGCCCGCCGGCGTCGCGTCCTGGGCCGGTTGCCGGCTGGAGAGCAGCCGGGAGTGCGGCTGGGCACTGCTGGTCGAGGGCGTGATCGAATCGATGGATTTCAACGGTGACGCGCCCCCGCTGGTCCACTACCGCGGTCGATACGCCCAGCTCACCGTTTAG
- a CDS encoding DUF485 domain-containing protein: MPASAERYLEVQRSEEFAQLRHRLRRFIFPTTIAFIVWYSLYVLLSAYARDFMSIKLFGNINVALVFGILQFVSTFAIAWYYARFAAKEIDPRADAVYQELESTPAATNEGSAG; encoded by the coding sequence GTGCCGGCCTCCGCCGAGAGATACCTCGAAGTCCAGCGCTCCGAGGAGTTCGCTCAACTGCGCCACAGACTGCGCCGCTTCATCTTCCCGACGACCATCGCGTTCATCGTCTGGTACTCGCTCTACGTGCTGCTCTCCGCGTACGCGCGGGACTTCATGAGCATCAAGCTGTTCGGCAACATCAACGTCGCCCTGGTCTTCGGCATCCTGCAGTTCGTCTCGACGTTCGCGATCGCCTGGTACTACGCCCGGTTCGCGGCGAAGGAGATCGACCCGCGAGCCGACGCCGTCTACCAGGAGCTCGAGAGCACCCCCGCGGCCACCAACGAGGGGAGCGCCGGCTGA